TTGCTGGCCCGGTCCTGAACTATGCCAATAATCAAGCCGTTTTCATATTTAAGGTTACCAAAGTCAATCATGTGAGAGAAATTGCCAAACTAGTATAAAAAAGGAGAAGGATAAGACCTGCCTCCAGAAAGAATAAAATCAGGAAATAGGAGTGTCCACTATTACAGAAAAAATGGATTTATAGAAAAAATGGAGTTTTGTAAAAAACCGGAAAAACTATTTTAAAAAGGTGATGAAAGCTTATTTTAAGGTTTGATCCCCAGGACATCCTCAACATATGCCCTTAAAATTTCTGCAACACTCCATGCCTGGGCAATGCAGCCTCCAGGAGAGTGGGGGAAGTCGCCATCAAACACTTCTGAAATCGTCCCTATGCCTGCGGTCTCAAGGTGCGAATCAAATCCCTGAAGCAGAGCACGCATATCCTCAAGGCTCTTTTTTGAATAGTTATGCACTTTCCTGTATGCTTTAACATAAGGTCCAAGGAGCCATGGCCAGACTGTCCCGTTGTGGTAAGCTGAGTCCCTGCTTTCGGACCCTCCCCTGTAAAGTCCTATGTAAGAAGGATCGTCCAATGAAAGTGTCCTGAGCCCGAAAGGTGTCAGCAAATCTTTCTCCACTCTATCCACAATAGCTTTCTCTTTTTCAGGGGAGAGCATTGTGTAGGGTAGAGAGACTGCAAAAATCTGGTTTGGACGAATTGAAGAGTCCTTAATCTGATTTCCAGCCTTATCTTCAGACACAATATCATGGAGACAGTTATTCTCAGGATTCCAGAAAACTCTTTCAAAATTGGAGGCTACTCCGGCTGCAAGAGTTTCGTATGAAGACGTATCTCTCCCCAGCAGGTCTCCCAGTCTGCAAGCAGTCCTGAGAGCATTATACCACAGGGCATTGATTTCACAGGCTTTACCTGCTCTAGGAGTTACAGGGATGTCGTTTACTTTAGCATCCATCCAGGTCAGCTGAGGGCCCTGCCTGATAAGATAATCAGAATCCATCCCAATCCCGAAATCCGTGCCTTTACTATAATTATCTATTATATCTTCCACAGTTCCCCAGATATCCGAGAGGAAGAGCAGGTCTTCCGTATATGCAAAATAACGGCTCAGGGAATGAATAAACCAGAGAGATGCATCTACAGTATTATAGACAGGCTCTCCTCCGAAAGCCGGGAAATTATTGGGAATCAGGCCTCGCCTGCAGTTACTGGAAAAATTTTTAAGGATGGATTTGGCATCCTCAAAACGGCGGGGGATCAAAACAAGCCCTGGAAAAGAGATCATTACATCCCTGCCCCAATCTGAGAACCAGGGATAACCTGCAATTATTGTTTTTTCACCGGTCAGAGGGTGTTTTACAATAAAAGGATCAGTAGCTCTGAGAAGTTTGAGGGCAAAAGGTTCGGTAAGCCTTGAATTAAAAGCAAAAAGGTTCTGTCTATAAACCTCCCTGGTATAGAGTTCTTCAGCTTTTTCAAGAGTAAGAGAGGATATATTTTCAGTTGAAGCGGCAATAAAGAAATAAGATGTTCCCATTTTAAGTTTGCTTTCGAAATAGCCTGGATTGAAATTATCCTCTCTGAACGCAAGCCCCCGATCTTTTTCTATATCATATTCAAAGTTATAATACCACTTAGGGTCAGCATGATACTGGAGATTGGATGAAAGCCAGAAAGTAAAACCATTTGAGCTTTCCAGTTTGGTTCCGTCAGTTTCAGCTTTCTGGGAAAAAGAGAGGTCTCCGGAACGTGTAGTTCCGTGAAAACTTCTTGCGTTGACAAGGGGAGAGATCCTGAGCAAAGCACCTTCTTTACGGCACCTGACCTCATAAAGGATACATGTAGTATTACTGTTATGTACCATGAAAATTTTCTTTTTTACAGTGAAGTCCCCGGGCTGGTAGACCCAGAGAGGGGCAGGTGCAAGAATAAACTTGGTAAGATAGGTGAATCCTTCGGGATAAACCGTACCCGGGTATTTATGGGTTGCAAGCGGGTAGATCTCTTCATTAAGGGAAATCTCTTCATCCAGGGAAGAGAGCAGTAAAACCCTGCCAGGGGAATCAGGAGGAGCCGCAACAAGAAGTCCATGGTAAGTCCTTGCCCCGGCTCCAATGACCGTAGATGAAGCGTATCCACCAATACCGTTACCTATAATCCATTCTCTTTTTATGCCTTCTTCATAGGTATGAAACGAATCTCTTCCAAGCCGTATCCCACTCATACATACCTGATTAGGATTTAATTTCTTATATAGTTGTACATTTAGAAGGGAGGGGTTTAAACGGAGAAAGAAGCATACGGTATAATAAGTTTTAAGATAATTATATTTTAATTGTAAACATAAACTATTTTAGCTGTGCAGGACATAAGAAAGTGAGAATCATGAAGCAAGACCTTTTAGAACTCCTTATTGATATTTTCAAATCATCCGGAT
This window of the Methanosarcina mazei S-6 genome carries:
- a CDS encoding amylo-alpha-1,6-glucosidase; protein product: MSGIRLGRDSFHTYEEGIKREWIIGNGIGGYASSTVIGAGARTYHGLLVAAPPDSPGRVLLLSSLDEEISLNEEIYPLATHKYPGTVYPEGFTYLTKFILAPAPLWVYQPGDFTVKKKIFMVHNSNTTCILYEVRCRKEGALLRISPLVNARSFHGTTRSGDLSFSQKAETDGTKLESSNGFTFWLSSNLQYHADPKWYYNFEYDIEKDRGLAFREDNFNPGYFESKLKMGTSYFFIAASTENISSLTLEKAEELYTREVYRQNLFAFNSRLTEPFALKLLRATDPFIVKHPLTGEKTIIAGYPWFSDWGRDVMISFPGLVLIPRRFEDAKSILKNFSSNCRRGLIPNNFPAFGGEPVYNTVDASLWFIHSLSRYFAYTEDLLFLSDIWGTVEDIIDNYSKGTDFGIGMDSDYLIRQGPQLTWMDAKVNDIPVTPRAGKACEINALWYNALRTACRLGDLLGRDTSSYETLAAGVASNFERVFWNPENNCLHDIVSEDKAGNQIKDSSIRPNQIFAVSLPYTMLSPEKEKAIVDRVEKDLLTPFGLRTLSLDDPSYIGLYRGGSESRDSAYHNGTVWPWLLGPYVKAYRKVHNYSKKSLEDMRALLQGFDSHLETAGIGTISEVFDGDFPHSPGGCIAQAWSVAEILRAYVEDVLGIKP